Proteins from one Penicillium digitatum chromosome 2, complete sequence genomic window:
- a CDS encoding Methyltransferase domain: MTIRNPLPLSDEWKDPDEYVQALLSFATESVMFMNLCGGVHILDFLTRDPDLYESLLPEDWRSFFEHHDIHSILQLLLRENIGPLCEPAETNTGSENDRTWNGSAFPPASLLEYIRDIRRFSFRREFTTPKNSEPLPSHIAMGMNKKKKHEVEQFSRYVASLSETVTEHRGEPLSHIVDFGSGQNYLGRMLASSPYHKHIIAIERKHQYISGANRMDVHARLTKQERKKTIHNAKQNKLKRQCIDCIDTPELAPDLTTSEKPEAPGLGVGAQLERSVAVPEEPAGPDEDTTAFNMLGEMTLEADDVLSMDSKPHVLHVPKARPEVDTRGTVSYIEHNIQDGYLEPIIEHVVDPKTSVEIRSSTEEVTIQPEDKKQSDARVMVVSLHSCGNLVHHGVRSLVLNPSVVAIAMIGCCYNLMTERLGPATCKIPILRSAHPRLRKPGSSWDPHGFPMSKLYENYQATTTTGFNLNITARSMALQAPYNWGRADSEDFFTRHFYRALLQRVLLDRDIIPRPDVPDDLYEDQAENPNAGGIALIVGSLRKSAFESFSAYVRAATVKLSQDPIRGELVKKHICTLTEEELQRYETDYLPTRKNLSIVWGLMAFSSQVVEAAIVVDRWQFLREHDSVKECWVEPVFEYGQSPRNLAIIGIKK; encoded by the coding sequence ATGACAATCCGAAATCCTCTTCCACTCTCCGATGAGTGGAAGGATCCCGACGAATATGTCCAGGCTCTCCTCTCCTTCGCAACTGAATCGGTCATGTTCATGAACCTTTGCGGTGGCGTGCACATCCTCGATTTCTTGACGCGCGATCCCGATTTGTACGAGTCACTACTACCGGAAGACTGGCGATCATTCTTCGAGCATCACGACATCCATAGTATCTTGCAACTGCTACTACGAGAGAACATTGGCCCGCTGTGCGAACCTGCCGAAACAAACACTGGCTCCGAGAATGACAGGACTTGGAACGGAAGCGCATTTCCGCCTGCAAGCCTCCTCGAGTACATTCGCGATATTCGACGATTTAGCTTCCGACGCGAATTCACCACACCTAAGAATAGCGAACCTCTCCCAAGCCACATTGCTATGGGCATgaataagaagaagaaacaCGAGGTGGAGCAATTCTCTCGCTATGTCGCGTCTTTATCGGAGACAGTAACCGAGCATCGTGGGGAGCCATTGTCCCACATTGTAGATTTTGGATCGGGGCAAAATTACCTGGGGCGCATGCTAGCAAGCTCGCCCTATCACAAACATATCATTGCCATTGAGCGAAAGCACCAATACATCAGCGGAGCTAACCGTATGGATGTTCATGCTCGACTGACTAaacaagaaaggaaaaagaccATACATAATGCAAAGCAAAACAAATTGAAGAGGCAATGCATCGACTGTATTGATACCCCAGAACTAGCCCCAGACCTGACCACTTCGGAGAAGCCCGAGGCTCCTGGATTGGGTGTGGGAGCACAACTGGAACGGAGCGTTGCAGTGCCAGAAGAACCTGCTGGGCCGGATGAAGACACCACGGCCTTTAACATGCTTGGTGAGATGACCCTAGAAGCCGATGATGTGCTTTCGATGGACAGCAAGCCACATGTACTACATGTACCGAAGGCACGACCGGAGGTTGATACCAGAGGCACCGTCAGCTATATTGAACATAACATCCAAGACGGCTACCTAGAACCGATCATTGAGCACGTCGTGGACCCAAAGACATCAGTTGAGATCCGGAGCAGCACAGAAGAAGTCACCATCCAACCAGAAGACAAGAAACAAAGTGACGCCCGGGTGATGGTCGTCTCTTTGCATTCCTGCGGAAACCTCGTCCACCACGGAGTCCGCTCACTAGTGCTCAACCCATCTGTTGTAGCAATCGCCATGATCGGCTGCTGCTACAATCTCATGACAGAACGATTGGGACCAGCGACATGCAAAATCCCCATTCTTCGATCCGCCCATCCCCGCCTGAGAAAACCCGGATCTTCATGGGACCCGCACGGATTCCCAATGTCCAAGCTCTATGAGAACTATCAAGCAACGACCACAACAGGCTTTAATCTCAACATTACAGCCCGCTCAATGGCCCTACAGGCACCCTACAACTGGGGCCGCGCCGACAGCGAAGACTTCTTCACGCGCCATTTCTACCGCGCTTTGCTACAGCGCGTTCTGCTAGATCGCGACATCATCCCTCGACCTGACGTTCCCGACGATCTCTACGAAGATCAAGCAGAGAACCCCAATGCCGGGGGTATAGCACTGATCGTGGGGTCCTTACGGAAGTCTGCATTTGAGTCTTTCTCTGCGTACGTGCGTGCTGCAACGGTCAAATTGAGCCAGGATCCGATCCGTGGCGAGTTGGTCAAAAAGCACATCTGTACCCTGACTGAAGAGGAGTTGCAGCGCTATGAAACGGATTACTTGCCCACGCGCAAGAATCTCAGTATTGTGTGGGGTCTGATGGCGTTCAGTTCCCAGGTTGTTGAGGCTGCTATTGTAGTTGATCGCTGGCAATTCCTGCGCGAACATGACTCTGTCAAGGAGTGTTGGGTTGAGCCGGTGTTTGAGTATGGCCAAAGTCCGCGCAATCTTGCTATCATTGGGATCAAGAAATGA
- a CDS encoding Siderochrome-iron transporter, putative produces the protein MTAINSGESKEPANIQTSLREHQANGDTQRLEERNERELLEHPDEVTPEAQIGVQKAEAAALVWTKTALYATYAWIWLCFFVLSMQSSISSNVIYYAYANFASAPQISQAFIVSTIVGGVLQLPIAKILNLWGRAEGFLAFLLVFIVGLVVIASCHGPKGFAAGYTLYWIGYTALNFILSVFVADASGLRNRAFVYAFIGTPTICTAFVGPLIAQEFVAHSTWRWAYGCFAIIALSLFVPLAVVFKFYQRKAEQLNLFVRVPSGRTIGQSVVHYFHEFDVVGAFILMAAFILFLLPFSLETYGFSGYSSATFIAMVVIGLLLFPVFAVWERFFARTPFIKWELFKNRTVLGACVLSAVIFFNYNTWDQYFYYYVQVVYNLNTSNTGYMTQIYGVGSTIWAVLFGIWIRKTKHFKNVCLYFGAPLMLLGAGLMIHFRGSQSHIGYLVMSQIFIAFGGGTLVIGDEMAVMAAADRDGVPLMIAMISLSSSFGGAIGYAVAGAIYSNTFPQALLRALPESAKADYAKIYAGGSAAQLLYPLGSETRNAINYAWAHSQKFECITAAVLLVLAFPAIAMWKNYNVDKNQVKGTVI, from the exons ATGACCGCAATAAACTCGGGGGAATCCAAGGAGCCAGCCAACATCCAGACATCGTTGAGAGAACACCAGGCGAATGGGGACACCCAACGTTTAGAAGAGAGGAATGAGAGAGAATTGCTTGAGCACCCCGATGAAGTTACCCCGGAAGCACAGATTGGAGTCCAAAAAGCCGAAGCTGCGGCTTTGGTATGGACCAAAACCGCCTTGTATGCGACATATGCCTG GATCTGGTTGTGCTTCTTCGTTCTGTCGATGCAATCATCGATCAGCAGCAACGTGATCTACTACGCATATGCAAATTTCGCTTCAGCTCCTCAGATTTCCCAGGCATTTATTGTCTCAACAATCGTTGGTGGAGTTCTTCAACTGCCCATCGCCAAGATCCTCAATTTATGGGGCCGCGCCGAAGGATTCCTGGCTTTCTTGCTGGTATTTATCGTAGGACTTGTCGTGATAGCCTCATGCCATGGTCCTAAAGGGTTTGCAGCTGGTTACACTTTATACTGGATCGGCTACACTGCCCTGAATTTCATTCTGTCAGTCTTTGTTGCTGATGCCTCTGGCCTGCGTAACCGAGCTTTTGTCTACGCATTTATCGGTACACCCACGATCTGCACTGCCTTCGTGGGCCCTCTCATTGCTCAGGAATTCGTGGCCCACTCTACTTGGCGCTGGGCTTACGGCTGTTTTGCTATCATCGCCTTGTCACTCTTTGTGCCACTTGCTGTCGTGTTCAAGTTCTACCAACGCAAGGCCGAGCAGTTGAATCTTTTTGTTCGGGTCCCGAGTGGTCGCACGATAGGGCAGTCGGTTGTTCATTACTTCCACGAGTTTGACGTTGTTGGCGCTTTCATCCTCATGGCAGCCTTCatcctctttcttcttcccttcaGCCTCGAAACGTATGGCTTTAGCGGATACTCCTCGGCGACCTTTATCGCCATGGTTGTCATTGGACTCCTGCTATTCCCAGTCTTTGCTGTGTGGGAGCGGTTCTTTGCTAGGACTCCCTTCATCAAATGGGAGTTGTTCAAAAATCGCACCGTTCTTGGCGCTTGCGTCTTGTCAGCTGTGATTTTCTTCAACTACAACACGTGGGATCAGTACTTTTACTATTACGTGCAAGTTGTCTACAACCTGAACACCTCCAATACGGGATACATGACACAGATCTATGGCGTTGGATCGACGATCTGGGCAGTGTTGTTCGGCATCTGGATTCGCAAGACCAAACATTTCAAGAACGTTTGTCTTTATTTCGGCGCCCCATTAATGCTACTTGGCGCGGGTCTTATGATTCACTTCCGAGGCTCCCAAAGTCACATCGGATACCTGGTTATGTCTCAGATCTTCATTGCGTTTGGCGGTGGCACTCTTGTCATTGGTGATGAGATGGCCGTCATGGCTGCGGCTGATCGGGACGGTGTCCCATTGATGATTGCGATGATCAGTTTGTCCTCGAGCTTCGGTGGAGCGATAGGCTACGCCGTTGCAGGCGCCATTTATTCCAATACATTCCCCCAGGCCCTGCTCCGTGCCCTTCCCGAGTCAGCCAAAGCTGACTATGCAAAGATCTACGCCGGTGGCTCGGCAGCTCAGCTTCTGTATCCCCTGGGCAGTGAGACAAGGAACGCGATCAACTACGCGTGGGCACACAGCCAGAAGTTCGAGTGCATCACGGCGGCTGTTCTTCTCGTTCTCGCTTTTCCGGCAATCGCTATGTGGAAGAATTACAATGTCGACAAAAATCAAGTGAAAGGAACCGTGATCTAA
- a CDS encoding Nitrogen metabolite repression regulator NmrA, with product MTQPQKTIAVVNATGRQAASLIRVASAVGYSVRAQIHSLKGVIAPELQQLPNVTLLQGPLLGNIALMDELFKGAQLAFINTTSQSGDEVSIGRDLADAAKRSGSIQHYIYSSMPDHSVYGPWPAVPQWAPKFTVENYIRQLEMPATFVYAGIYNNNFTSLPYPLFQMELLPDGSFEWRAPFDPDIPLPWLDAEHDVGPTLLQIFKDGTKKWNGHRIALTFETLSPLQVCAAFSRALDRPCQYVRVPKIEIKVKIPPGYREQLEALEELFGRCDAPYFPQPEFSQPAAGSPKGLGPAGGKGAGAGMMQGPGGVVSLRVTDESRHLWQGWRDMEEYAREVFPVEEEANGLDWMV from the exons ATGACACAACCGCAGAAGACCATTGCCGTGGTCAACGCGACAGGCCGACAAGCGGCCTCACTGATCCGCGTCGCGTCCGCCGTGGGATACTCAGTGCGCGCGCAAATCCATTCTTTGAAAGGCGTGATCGCCCCGGAACTTCAGCAACTGCCCAATGTGACCCTCTTGCAAGGTCCGCTCCTCGGCAATATCGCACTGATGGACGAGCTCTTCAAAGGCGCCCAACTCGCTTTCATCAACACCACCTCCCAGTCCGGCGACGAGGTCTCCATCGGCCGTGACCTAGCAGACGCCGCAAAACGGTCCGGTTCCATCCAGCACTATATCTACAGCAGTATGCCCGATCATTCTGTCTATGGTCCTTGGCCCGCAGTCCCGCAATGGGCGCCAAAGTTCACAGTCGAGAATTACATTCGTCAGCTGGAAATGCCGGCTACTTTCGTGTACGCGGGTATCTACAATAACAACTTCACGAGCTTGCCATACCCGCTCTTCCAGATGGAGCTCCTGCCAGATGGGAGCTTTGAGTGGCGTGCGCCGTTCGACCCGGACATCCCGTTGCCGTGGCTTGATGCCGAGCACGATGTTGGTCCGACTCTGTTGCAGATTTTCAAGGATGGCACGAAGAAATGGAATGGTCATCG CATTGCGCTCACTTTTGAAACACTCTCCCCGTTACAGGTGTGCGCAGCGTTCTCACGAGCCCTGGACCGCCCCTGCCAGTACGTCCGCGTGCCCAAGATCGAGATCAAAGTCAAGATCCCGCCTGGATATCGGGAACAGCTCGAAGCGCTGGAGGAGCTATTTGGCAGATGCGATGCTCCCTACTTCCCCCAGCCGGAGTTCTCACAGCCCGCTGCTGGCTCACCAAAGGGTCTTGGACCGGCGGGTGGAAAGGGCGCCGGTGCGGGTATGATGCAAGGACCTGGCGGTGTTGTCTCGCTTCGGGTGACAGACGAGTCTCGACATCTGTGGCAGGGCTGGCGCGACATGGAAGAGTATGCCCGCGAGGTGTTCCctgtggaagaagaagctaaTGGGCTTGACTGGATGGTTTGA
- a CDS encoding NAP family protein, giving the protein MSNDQSLLDRVEMPSIPEAAMKKIAILEEQFSRAEVERLRHSAKLMTPLIQKRSEIVNIPEVQAEFWMRVFSSAPPNIDEYILSSDAQVLGESLKNMNVERFELDAQGNGEPRSLRFTFEFKTGEENPFFTNEKLVKEFYWRQEVSKNAAGKSRTWEGLVSEPVRINWKKDMDLTKGMLDAACDLAEAEKKKGGDRKKLPEFAALVKKIEEAEADASAEDDEDDENPSPVGMSFFGFFGYRGRDVSAAQSKEAAQEIEARWAKIQKGEDVEDAGDSEDEDEEDDSNSLEEIEIFPDGDDLAVNIAEDLWPDALSYYVQSFQIGEALEDMDFDMEEIDGEDSDEESELRPRKKARN; this is encoded by the exons ATGTCTAACGATCAGTCCCTCCTTGACCGCGTCGAGATGCCTAGCATCCCTGAGGCGGCTATGAAGAAGATTGCGATTTTGGAAGAGCAGTTCTCGCGTGCTGAGGTCGAACGGT TGCGCCACTCTGCTAAGCTCATGACCCCCCTGATCCAGAAGCGCAGCGAGATCGTCAACATTCCCGAAGTGCAGGCTGAGTTCTGGATGCGCGTGTTCTCCAGCGCTCCCCCCAACATCGACGAGTACATTCTGTCCAGCGACGCTCAAGTCCTCGGCGAGAGCCTCAAGAACATGAACGTGGAGCGATTTGAGCTTGATGCCCAAGGCAACGGCGAGCCCCGCAGCTTGCGCTTCACCTTTGAGTTCAAGACCGGCGAGGAGAACCCATTCTTCACCAACGAGAAGCTCGTCAAGGAGTTCTACTGGCGCCAGGAGGTCTCCAAGAACGCCGCTGGCAAGAGCCGCACCTGGGAGGGTCTCGTTTCCGAGCCCGTTCGCATCAACTGGAAGAAGGATATGGATTTGACCAAGGGCATGCTCGATGCTGCGTGTGACCTTGCTGAGgctgagaagaagaagggtggtgACCGTAAGAAGTTGCCCGAGTTCGCTGCTCTCGTTAAGAAGATCGAGGAGGCTGAGGCTGATGCCAGCGCcgaggatgacgaggatgatgagaacCCTAGCCCCGTTGGCATGAGTTTCTTCGGATTTTTCGGATACCGCGGTCGTGACGTCTCTGCGGCTCAGTCCAAGGAAGCTGCCCAGGAGATCGAGGCTCGCTGGGCCAAGATCCAGAAGGGCGAGGATGTTGAAGATGCTGGTGActccgaggatgaggatgaggaggatgacTCCAACAGTCTTGAGGAAATCGAGATCTTCCCTGACGGAGATGACCTCGCTGTTAACATTGCCGAAGACCTCTGGCCCGATGCGCTCAGCTACTACG TTCAATCCTTCCAGATCGGCGAGGCGCTCGAAGATATGGACTTCGACATGGAGGAGATTGATGGAGAAGACTCTGATGAAGAAAGTGAGTTGCGTCCGCGCAAGAAGGCTCGCAACTAA
- a CDS encoding t-SNARE yields the protein MEHADPFLQVQADVVSTLQTSRPLFSSYLRIRSLAKSPNNPELQQARLELESTLTELTADLNDLVESVRAIEQDPYRYGLELEEVQRRRKLVDDVGDEVEKMHEELQQTVSDSAVETLPNPTEFDAALEEEERGRSGDDYYASMEQQRQFELMHEQDEQLDGVFRTVGNLRQQADDMGRELEDQAVMIDEVDTLADRVGGKLSNGMSRIKHIVRKNEDTWSSFCIAALIFVLVLLLILLIAL from the exons ATGGAGCACGCAGACCCATTCCTACAAGTCCAAGC TGACGTCGTTTCAACACTACAAACCAGCCGACCACTGTTCTCCTCATATCTCCGCATCCGGTCGCTAGCCAAAAGCCCAAATAATCCAGAACTGCAGCAAGCGCGCTTGGAGCTCGAAAGCACCTTAACCGAGCTAACAGCAGACCTGAATGACCTTGTCGAAAGCGTACGCGCAATCGAACAAGACCCCTACCGCTATGGACTAGAACTAGAGGAGGTGCAGCGACGGCGCAAGCTTGTCGATGATGTCGGTGACGAGGTTGAGAAAATGCACGAGGAGCTACAGCAGACTGTTTCTGATTCTGCTGTCGAGACGCTGCCTAATCCGACGGAGTTCGATGCGGCGcttgaagaggaggagcGCGGTCGTAGTGGGGATGATTATTATGCGTCGATGGAGCAGCAGCGCCAGTTTGAGCTTATGCACGAGCAGGATGAACAGCTTGATGGTGTTTTTCGCACTGTTGGTAACCTCCGCCAGCAGGCGGATGATATGGGTCGTGAATTGGAGGATCAGGCCGTCATGATTGATGAGGTTGATACGCTGGCCGACCGGGTTGGGGGGAAGTTGTCGAATGGGATGTCGCGTATCAAACACATTGTGCGCAAGAATGAGG ATACATGGTCCTCGTTTTGTATCGCGGCACTCATATTCGTCCTCGTCTTATTATTAATCCTCCTCATTGCACTGTGA